TGGTGATGCACCCCGGCCCAATGAACCGCGGGGTCGAGATCGACAGCGAGGTCGCCGATCTGGAGGGTCGCTCGCTGATCACCCGGCAGGTCGAGATGGGCGTTGCGATCCGCATGGCGTGCCTCGATATCCTGACGCGCGAGGCGCGCGGCGTGGCAGGGTGGGCGGCATGAAGCAGGTGCGCCCGCTCACCATCACCAATGCGCAATTGGTGACCCCCGGCGGCGTTACTGCGGGCGCGCTGCGCTGCGTGGACGGGTTGATCGCCGCGCTCGGCCCCGATGTCGCGGCCGAGGACGGTGACGAAGTCATCAACGCGCGCGGCAAGCTGCTTGCGCCTGGCATCATCGACTTGGGCGTGTTCGCGGTCGACAAGCCTGCGTTCCATTTCGGCGGGATCACCCGGGCGGCGCTGATGCCCGACCAATCTCCGCCCCTCGATCTGCCGAGCCGGGTCAACTTCATCGCCAAAAGCGGCAAGCCCGATCTGTGGGTTCACCCGCTCGCCGCTGCCACGCGCGGGCTTGAGGGGCGGGAGCTCGCCGAAATCGCACTGATGCAGGACGCTGGCGCGCGCGGGATTGCGACTGGGCGGCGCTGGATCGCTGACAGCGGCGTGATGCTGCGGCTGCTGCAATATGCTGCGATGCTGGATCTGGTGGTCGTCACCCATGCCGAGGATGGTGGGCTGACCGGAGAGGCTGCGGCGACCGCGGGCGAGATCGCCACCCGGTTGGGCCTGCCTGCCGCGCCTGCCGAGGCTGAAACGCTCGCCATTGCCCGCGATATTGCGCTGGCCGAACTGGCCGGGGCGCGGATCCACATCCGGCAGGTCACCACGGCACGCGGGTTCGATCTGGTGCGCGAGGCCAAGGCGCGGGGCCTACCCGTCACCTGCGGGATCACGCCTGCGCATTTCATGCTGTCGGACCTTGCGACTGCCGATTTCCGCACCTTCACCCGCATCTCGCCCCCCTTGCGTGCCGAGGCAGACCGGCAGGCGGCGCTGTCAGCGATTGGCGACGGCACGGTGGACGTGATCGCCAGCGGTCATGATCCGCGCGGGCCCGAAGACAAGCGCCTGCCCTTCGCCGATGCCGCGCCGGGCATGGCCGGGGCCGAGACGCTGCTCGCGATGGT
This sequence is a window from uncultured Erythrobacter sp.. Protein-coding genes within it:
- a CDS encoding dihydroorotase encodes the protein MKQVRPLTITNAQLVTPGGVTAGALRCVDGLIAALGPDVAAEDGDEVINARGKLLAPGIIDLGVFAVDKPAFHFGGITRAALMPDQSPPLDLPSRVNFIAKSGKPDLWVHPLAAATRGLEGRELAEIALMQDAGARGIATGRRWIADSGVMLRLLQYAAMLDLVVVTHAEDGGLTGEAAATAGEIATRLGLPAAPAEAETLAIARDIALAELAGARIHIRQVTTARGFDLVREAKARGLPVTCGITPAHFMLSDLATADFRTFTRISPPLRAEADRQAALSAIGDGTVDVIASGHDPRGPEDKRLPFADAAPGMAGAETLLAMVLGLVRDEVIDTTRAFDCLARNPAQLLGVPAGALTTGLEADLALIDPDAPWIIDRRKMEATADNTPFDRQGAQGRVLGLWKGAVSLSA